Proteins encoded by one window of Aspergillus chevalieri M1 DNA, chromosome 6, nearly complete sequence:
- a CDS encoding putative AMP-binding enzyme (COG:I;~EggNog:ENOG410PFW5;~InterPro:IPR042099,IPR000873,IPR020845;~PFAM:PF00501) encodes MFSSQPLHAARAAELREEPPKGTPYSVAMSGSEQPGRSKVYRAWNAQNSLLKTLDPQISTAHDMFESTANRQPKAHCLGWRPYNPVTRKFGNYQWLDYQTVQKRRAAFGAGLAELHNKHGCNRSGSYGVGLWCQNRPEWQITDLACMSQGLYSVSIYDVLASDATEYIINHAELNCVVTSLPHIPTLLKLKPSLPNLKIIVSLDPLDSGEQAGHSKRALLESVAAGQDVAIYTIEQVEQLGASLNRPYNPPSPSDIVTINYTSGTTGPPKGVVLTHGNAVAAAASALVMSEQKPGDTALSYLPLAHIYARLAEHASFWAGGRIGYFHGNITELVDDLKLLRPTGFMSVPRLYSRFGNVIRASTVEQPGVKGAMSRHIVSTKMANLKNPDPSQATAKHALYDRIWAKKVAAAMGLDRAKFMVSGSAPLDPSLHNFLRVVLGIDLIQGYGLTETYAVSTAQSAQDLTAGNCGRLAPSTEACLASLPDMEYSVDDKPYPRGELLLRGPTQFREYFKNPEETSKAVTEDGWFRTGDVCAVDEMGRFIIIDRRKNVLKLAQGEYISPERLEGVYLSELGYFAQGYIHGDSVQTFLVGIFGVQPDAFAAYASKVLGRTIGATDLDAIKSVLDDDKIRRAVLRDLEKVAKKHKLAGYERVKNCRLMLDPFTIENDLLTPTLKLKRPPTIKKYRYVLDELYAQALEEQSAPKAKL; translated from the exons ATGTTCTCGTCGCAGCCCCTCCATGCTGCTCGTGCGGCAGAGTTGAGAGAAGAACCCCCCAAGGGGACTCCCTATTCCGTTGCTATGTCTGGCTCCGAACAGCCGGGCCGGAGTAAGGTCTACCGTGCTTGGAACGCGCAAAATTCCTTGCTGAAGACCCTGGATCCTCAA ATCTCCACAGCTCATGACATGTTCGAATCGACTGCGAATCGTCAACCAAAGGCCCACTGTCTTGGGTGGCGCCCCTACAACCCCGTCACTAGGAAGTTTGGGAACTATCAATGGCTCGACTACCAAACCGTTCAGAAGCGCCGGGCCGCATTTGGCGCTGGTCTGGCAGAGTTGCACAATAAACACGGCTGTAACCGTTCGGGCTCGTACGGTGTTGGTCTTTGGTGCCAGAACCGGCCGGAATGGCAAATCACAG ATTTGGCATGCATGTCTCAGGGCTTGTATTCCGTTTCGATCTACGATGTCTTGGCCTCGGACGCCACGGAGTATATCATCAACCACGCCGAGCTGAACTGTGTTGTGACTTCCTTGCCGCATATCCCTACCCTGCTCAAGCTCAAGCCGTCGTTGCCGAACCTGAAGATCATCGTCAGTTTGGATCCTTTGGACTCCGGTGAACAGGCAGGTCATTCCAAGCGTGCATTGTTGGAGTCGGTTGCTGCGGGTCAGGATGTCGCCATCTACACGATCGAGCAGGTCGAACAGCTCGGTGCCTCGTTGAACCGTCCCTACAACCCACCATCTCCATCGGACATTGTCACTATCAACTACACCTCGGGTACTACTGGCCCTCCGAAGGGTGTGGTCTTGACGCACGGGAATGCTGTCGCGGCCGCGGCGAGTGCGCTCGTCATgtccgaacagaagccaggCGACACCGCTCTGTCCTATCTTCCGTTGGCCCATATTTACGCTCGTTTGGCTGAGCATGCATCCTTCTGGGCCGGTGGTCGAATTGGGTACTTCCACGGAAATATCACGGAATTGGTCGATGATCTGAAGCTCTTGAGGCCAACCGGCTTCATGTCCGTCCCTCGCTTGTACAGTCGTTTTGGAAATGTCATCCGCGCTTCGACCGTCGAGCAGCCGGGTGTCAAGGGCGCCATGTCGAGACACATCGTCTCGACGAAGATGGCGAACTTGAAGAACCCTGACCCTAGTCAGGCTACGGCGAAGCACGCCCTGTATGATCGAATCTGGGCTAAGAAGGTTGCGGCGGCAATGGGTCTGGATCGGGCCAAGTTCATGGTCTCTGGCTCCGCGCCGCTCGACCCGTCCTTGCACAACTTCCTCCGAGTTGTCCTGGGAATCGACCTTATTCAGGGTTATGGCTTGACCGAAACCTATGCCGTGTCGACGGCGCAGTCCGCTCAAGATCTCACTGCTGGTAATTGCGGCCGCTTGGCCCCCTCGACGGAAGCCTGTCTAGCTTCGCTGCCTGACATGGAGTACTCGGTTGACGACAAGCCCTACCCACGGGGTGAATTGCTTCTCCGTGGCCCCACCCAGTTCCGGGAATACTTCAAGAACCCGGAGGAGACGAGCAAGGCCGTGACTGAAGACGGATGGTTCCGCACCGGTGATGTCTGCGCCGTGGACGAAATGGGCCgtttcatcatcatcgaccgCCGGAAGAATGTCCTCAAGCTGGCTCAGGGAGAGTACATTTCCCCCGAACGGCTGGAGGGTGTTTACCTGTCCGAACTTGGCTATTTTGCCCAGGGTTATATCCACGGTGACAGCGTTCAGACCTTCTTGGTGGGTATTTTCGGTGTCCAGCCCGATGCTTTTGCGGCGTATGCTAGCAAGGTGCTGGGTCGCACCATCGGTGCCACCGACCTCGATGCCATCAAATCGGTCTTGGATGACGACAAGATCCGCCGGGCTGTGCTGAGGGATCTCGAGAAGGTGGCTAAAAAGCACAAATTGGCCGGCTATGAGAGAGTCAAGAACTGCAGGCTGATGCTTGACCCGTTTACGATTGAGAATGACCTGCTTACACCAAC TCTCAAGCTCAAGCGCCCTCCCACGATCAAGAAGTATCGCTATGTCTTGGATGAGCTCTACGCTCAAGCTCTCGAGGAGCAATCCGCCCCCAAGGCCAAGCTTTAG
- a CDS encoding WW domain-containing protein (COG:S;~EggNog:ENOG410PS4X;~InterPro:IPR036020,IPR001202;~PFAM:PF00397;~go_function: GO:0005515 - protein binding [Evidence IEA]) has protein sequence MSFAPPPGPPPPSVPDGWKPQFDDRYKQWYFVNLRTGKSQWEHPEALAQKQEELHEPPSVPPPSYEESGAGDSAGDSAAGASDKKGGLGSNNPYNQEKDKEDLVESDARLAARLQAEENARSGTQSPAVQPGAAADYYSDGSHAQSPGPSSAQNLAPQDTGRGNKTRSRSFLSRLMGKAKPSSGSSGNPFGGVYSRPPPPPPQSYGYPPSGYYGGYAQPQVGGYGYSQYPIQGGYAQPQRRHGGMGNAGAAALGVGGGLLGGALLAEAFDGGDNTYIENNYGGDDGGDYGGGGDDFGGGDFGDF, from the exons ATGTCGTTCGCACCGCCTCCCGGCCCTCCGCCGCCTTCCGTCCCAGACGGGTGGAAGCCTCAGTTTGATGACAGATATAAGCAATG GTACTTCGTAAACCTGCGCACAGGCAAATCCCAATGGGAACACCCAGAAGCCCTAGCCCAGAAACAAGAGGAGCTGCATGAACCTCCCAGCGTGCCGCCGCCATCATACGAGGAATCCGGCGCAGGGGACTCCGCAGGGGACTCCGCAGCGGGTGCGAGTGACAAAAAGGGAGGCCTTGGCTCCAATAACCCCTACAACCAAGAAAAGGACAAGGAGGATCTGGTGGAGAGCGATGCGAGGCTAGCTGCGCGGTTACAGGCCGAGGAGAATGCTCGCTCCGGGACGCAAAGCCCAGCAGTACAGCCGGGTGCGGCTGCTGATTATTACAGTGATGGGTCGCATGCGCAATCGCCGGGTCCTTCGTCGGCGCAGAACTTGGCGCCCCAGGATACAGGTCGGGGGAATAAAACGCGCAGTAGGAGTTTCTTGAGCAGGTTGATGGGGAAGGCGAAGCCGAGCAGTGGGAGCAGTGGTAACCCTTTTGGAGGAGTGTACAGCAGGCCacctccaccgccgccgcagtCATATGGGTACCCGCCGAGTGGCTATTATGGAGGTTATGCGCAACCACAGGTAGGAGGGTATGGTTATTCTCAGTACCCGATTCAGGGTGGGTATGCGCAGCCCCAACGGCGACATGGTGGCATGGGAAATGCAGGTGCGGCAGCGCTAGGTGTCGGTGGTGGGTTGCTCGGTGGCGCTTTGCTGGCGGAAGCGTTTGATGGAGGTGACAATACTTATATCGAAAACAACTATGGTGGTGACGATGGAGGAGATTATGGTGGCGGCGGCGATGattttggtggtggtgatttTGGCGACTTCTAG
- a CDS encoding uncharacterized protein (COG:S;~EggNog:ENOG410PQCR;~InterPro:IPR039163,IPR019008;~PFAM:PF09430;~SECRETED:SignalP(1-22);~TransMembrane:1 (n4-15c20/21o174-192i)) — translation MHFSIISIPFILLLATTAICSSLTITIPPSNLLPNPNVLPAGTHATLTTLPSSSQDQAIRNAFLTAPLTRSAAFVFRNLQPSTPAQAASYLLDIRSAEYVFAPYRVDVATDGKVLGVWETFRGNPWDNRGAEKFNAVDAAAKKDVTVEAKLLARRGFYEQRSKFSPLSLVKNPMILLALVAMAFMFGMPKLMENMDPEMRAEFEKQSRSSPISGSARSAMSGGGGGGPGNFDLAGWMAGTAPGPMAGVEAAAQGAATGRESSVARRRG, via the exons ATGCATTTCTCAATAATATCTATAcccttcatcctcctcctcgccaCAACAGCCATCTGTTCATCCCTAACAATCACCATCCCACCGTCCAACCTCCTCCCAAATCCCAACGTTCTCCCAGCAGGCACACACGCAACCCTCACcaccctcccctcctcctcccagGACCAAGCGATTCGCAATGCCTTCCTAACCGCACCCCTCACCCGCTCCGCGGCCTTCGTCTTCCGCAATCTCCAGCCGTCGACTCCCGCCCAGGCCGCGTCGTACCTGCTCGACATCCGCTCCGCGGAATACGTGTTCGCTCCGTATCGCGTCGACGTCGCGACTGATGGGAAGGTGTTGGGCGTGTGGGAAACGTTCCGGGGTAATCCTTGGGATAATCGCGGTGCGGAGAAGTTCAATGCCGTCGACGCTGCTGCGAAGAAGGATGTGACGGTGGAGGCGAAGTTGTTGGCGAGAAGGGGATTTTATGAGCAGAGGTCGAAGT TCTCGCCGTTGTCGTTGGTCAAaaatccaatgattctgcttGCGTTGGTGGCGATGGCGTTCATGTTTGGAATGCCTAAGCTTATGGAGAATA TGGACCCCGAGATGCGCGCCGAATTCGAAAAGCAGTCCCGCTCTTCTCCCATCTCTGGCAGTGCCCGGAGTGCCAtgtctggtggtggtggtggtggtccaGGAAACTTCGACCTTGCCGGATGGATGGCCGGAACGGCACCGGGGCCAATGGCTGGCGTGGAGGCTGCTGCTCAGGGTGCAGCAACTGGCAGGGAGAGTAGTGTTGCGCGCAGAAGGGGATGA